TCAGCTCAATACTTGCACTACAGAAGTTCTGGCCCATAAACTAAATGGCAGGCCAGACTGAATGAATTAATAGCAGATAATTTTTTAcgtgagaagagaaaggaaggagggagaagaatcAGCAACAGAGTAGGAGATGCCTAGTTCCTAGAGAGAACATTGGCACACGTGAGCACCTGCTGGGCAGGGTGGCTCCTGGGCAACAGGGAAAGGCAGCCCTCAACAGCTGGATCGCACAGCTCACCTGGGACTCAGGCAAGACGAGCTGAGGTGCCACTGTCCAGTCTTTGGTGTTTATCTGCTCAGGAAAGGCTAGGATCTGGTGAGCAGGCACAGCTGTGGGTGGAAAAGAGCCAGAGGAAATTTCTCTTGCTACTGATTACAAACATCCTTAGCTTATTTCTAAAGTACAGATAACCTTGATTCTTTCAGGAGAAATGAACACTTTTAAATCTGCTACATGTTACCAAGAAGTGGCCTTCTCATCTTAAAGAGGAATCAAGCATCTACCAGCCTCTACAACAGGTTCCACAGTTCACAGTCTTTGGTTTCATGAGTGAAAGCCACAAAAGGAAATGTGTTTTTTCCCTCATGTATTCCTCAAAGTTGGGTAAAATTAGAAGTGTTTAAAATTGCAGAATTCTGTCCAGTGTGCCAAGGATGGGAATGGTAAAGCAGAAATTAACTTGATTTCAAGAAACAGCAATATCCTGTGAATAAGGAGCACTAAACAAGGGCACAAGTAGCAGATGAACAGGGGCCAGATCTTGGATGATCCTGTGTACCTCGAtgaggaatttggattttattctgaataaATGAGAAGTCAAGTCACCGTAAGATTTTGGAAAGGATGACATCATGGTCAAATCCGGGTTTTCAAAAACCTTGGCTGCTGCATGGAAAGCAGACTGTGGTGGCAGAAGGTGCTAGTTAGAAAGTACCGAGGTGGGCCTGATGATACACTCTTCTGGATTAGACCAACATGCTAACAATTCAAGAGGATGAGACATGCTTGGACTCAGGCTATACGGTGAATGTAGAGCCAAGAGGAAGATTAGGAGTGGGGTAGGAGAGCATGATCAGAGTAAAGAATGACTGCAAATTATCTGACCTGAAATATTGGGCGAGTGGTTCTGCTCTTTATGGAGATgggaaaagtaaaagtaaagatctggagcgggggggggggagggagggatcaaGATTTTCAGTGTAAAGAATGAGCATGTGCACTTGAACAAAGCTCCCAGGTGATCTGGATACACCTTTCCCCTGTCTACACACCATTTGGTTGAAAAGACAACCCGTTATTGGAACATAGCCTCTCAGAGGAGTACATTCCCAGTAAGCAGAGAACATGACAGATTACTCAACTTCTACCcaatgggagagggagggtcTTTACCTAGAGAGATGACAGTCTCATAGTTTTCCCGCATTACATCATTGTAGAGGGCCTTCTGAGTGGGATCCAGTAACTCCCATTCCTCCTGGGAAAAATACATGGCCACTTCTTCAAATGTCAACAAGCTCTAAAGAAGACAATGGGCTTCAGCTCAGTACTTGCACTACAGAAGCAGCCCTACCGCCTGGCCCATGGTCGACCTGGGCACTCAAGGAATTaacagcacatttttttaaagtgaaaaggcAATAAAGGAAAGAAGCAAGGGATCATCAACAGCCTAGGAGGTGCCCAGTTTCCCAGGGAGAACACTGGAGCTAACATGCCTGTGAGCTGGGCAGGGTGGGTCCTGGGCAGCAGGGAAAGGCAGCCCTCAATAGCTGGATCGAACAGCTCACCTGGGACTCAGGCAAGACGAGCTCGGGTGCCACCGTCCAGTCTTTAGTGTTTGTCCGCCCAGGAAAGGCTAGGATCTGGTAAGCAGGCACAGCTGTAAGTGGGAAAGAGCCAGAGGAAATCGCTCTCACTTCTGTCTGTAAACATCCTTAGCTCATTTCTAAAATACAGATGATCCCAGTTCTTCTGGTAGATTCGGGACACCCTTAAAAGTGTGTGTGGTTCCCTGAAATGGGTCTTATCATCATACACAAGAGCCAAGTACCTACTGGTCAGAAGAATAGGCTCCCCAGTTttcatgagtgaataaatgaaagacaAACTTATTTTCTTCTCATGATGTAAATTGTTCTAAGGCAAAAACTGAATGGATTCAAAGATGAAGTACTCAAGTTATCCAGTGTACAAGAGGAGATgtagttgggtttttgtttttaatcatttattatttttctcctggtACAGAATTGTGTTCACATTCTGCTAGTGCTTTCTAAGGAACAGAACTCATGGGGTTATTACCAGGATTTTGTAAGCAGAACGTTCCTGTACCCTAAGCCAACACCCGGCTTCACCCACAGTTGGTGCTCTACTGCCACCTAGGGGACATCATAATTGCTAACATGGCTGTGTCAGCCCATCCACATGGCCAGGCATCTGGAAAATGCTCACAATGTTCTGGCTGAACAAATTTCTCTAACAGCTCCCAACAGAAAGGAATTATCATGATGTGCCTTACCCATCTCACATACAGGCTCAGTTCCTGTATGAGTACTCCTGCTCAGCTGTTCTTGCAGACCCTGGTATGTTTTCCAGAATTCTTCATCCTGGGCCATGCCCACTGGCTGAGATTCTGCTGTTTCTCCCAAGAGCACTGCCTCCTTTCCCAGATCTTGGACTGCAACCTGGAAATAATCCCAATCTGTGTTACCACAAAAATtacttttggttttggggttgattgtaaaatgaggaaaaagtgaACAGTCCAGATAGTGGCAAGTGTGTCACACTGAAGGAAATGACAAAAAGACTTAAAGAATTATCAGGCCACCACTTTTCCACAGAGAGCTACCCACAAAATGTTGAAATATTAGGataaaagggggggaaaaaaacgtGGCTACTCCTACTCCTCTGACACAGCGGGCCCGACCCCTCTGCATACAGACCAACTAAGATCAATAGCAAGACTACACAGGCCACCTGTTCTCATGCTACTTTTGACGGGATTTCTCCCTTGGCTTAGATCCCTCCTTAGTGTTTGTCTTCTCAATTTCTCAAAAGATTAAAGAATTGAATAAATGCAGTTGTCTCCTCAACCATATTATCCACCATGGCCAGGGAACGTTTTCATAGAACACAGATGAaatggaagaaaggggaaaaaagtctgGCTCCAACCTACCTCCAAAAAATTTTGGCATTACACATATGCCTGCATTATTTCTTTCCAGCAGGCCTGAAGCCAGCTGGCTCTGCTACCTGGCTAAGGACAAACTCCCCGTTAACCAGAAGAGCCAAGGACCAACCATTGAGAGCACCGTGGAGGCTCTCACTTATGAGTCAGACGACACTATCCCTCAATATCTTTCTTCTCTCCGCTACTCTGCCAAGATTTTCAAAGCTGTTTCCCTTTATTCTGCctacttttctctccctttgcattCTTCTCCCATTATTagggttttccttctctttactgTCTCTGCTCAACCTGCATTTTAAGTGTTCTCCCTTTTTCAagtcctcctttccctctccaaACCCTTACTGCCTTTTATTCATTTGGAGCTCAAAACCCTGTCCTTGTACAACCTAAAATAGGCTACTACCCTCAATTCAGTCTGGCTCTAAGGAGCACAAAAGGAATCTTTCTCTGCCAAGGGTCTGTGAGACCTGTGGACTACTGCTAAGTCTGTGGATTTTGGTCCTGCCTTAAATGTCCTCCAAAACATGAACAGTGACCGAGTTGACCTTATTTCTCAATTAACTGCCACCACCATGTCTGCCTTCACTCTATTTCACTGCACGTATCCGGAATCTTCCTTCTCACCCCATTCCTCACGTGACCAGATTCCCTCTGCAAGTGCTCTACCAGGGCCACAGCCTCCTCAATGCTCTGTAGATGGTCCTTCCTTATCCGGCTCTGGGTGTCCCTGGGTAGAATGGTCACAAACTGTTCCAGCACAAGCAGTTCCAAGATCTGGTCTTTTGAGTGGAGCTCTGGCCTGAGCCACCGGCGGCATAATTCCTGAAGTTGTCCAACAATTTCACGGGGTCCTGATGCTTCATGATAGCAGAAATTCCGGAAGTGCTGGCGACAGCTTTCAGGACTGGGATTGTCCATTTGTGCAGTACATTTCTTACTGTGACTGGAACTCTCTATCACAGGCCCCTTGCTTTCTGACAGAACTTTGATCTGAGGGTTCAAACAGTCAGCCACCTTCAGATCTACCATCATTATTTTGCTGCAGGAacagttttcctcttttcttggaCACCCCAGCAGCACAACCTTCACAAAGTAAGACCTGGTCAGCTCGGGAACAAAATCAGTAAAATGATCTTCTTCCTAAAACACTGAGAGCAGAAAAAAAGTGTGCATCAATAAGAAAGTCATATTAACTTTACTATCTACTACTCCTAACAggagaaaaatgatgaaaaaaatctgccttcctttttttttttttttttaagattttatttatttatttgacagagattacaagtagtcagagaggcaggcagagagaggaaggaaagcaggctgcctgctaagcagagagcctgaagcggggctcgatcccagaactctgggatcatgaccagagcccaaggcagaggctttaacccactgagacacccagattcccttttcttttttttaagatttttcttatttgagtgagagagagaaagaggcagcagggggaaggacagagggagcagcatACACTCTGATAaaaagggagcctgacatggggctccatctcagaagccccagatcacaacctgagccaaatgctgccacataacccactgagccaccaaggggcacgtcctttccttttaaagaatcCACTGCCAGACCCTTTCTTCTTCGATTATCCACTTGAAATAATGCACAGCTCATCGATAGACAAATACCCACTGAGGACTTGGTCTTTCTTTGTAAAAGTAATGATTCAAGAAAGGTTAGCAGTGAGACCATTTACACCCTCTGGCTGCAAGAGGCATGGGGATTCTCCAAAGACTTCACTGTTGTGCTTCCGACCCCAGCTACCCGATGCCAAGGGAGTATCAGGGGAATATTCTGAGTTCCTCTTAAATGTGAACGTGTCATCCCAGTCTTCTGTCTCTAGCAAGGGGGTCCAACTTCTCTGACCCTTCATCCTCTTGTGAAGACGAAACCCTCAGTGCGTGGAACATTCCAGATTCTCCTTTCCACTCTACGGATATTGGCAGGACAGCTGGGACACAGAAGTGACACCAGACGAGGAGGAAAGTAATGAGGGAAAAAGCAGTCCTATTCTAAGACAGCAAACCCGGGTTCAGTAACTAGATGCTCCACACTCGTTTGACACTTTCTCGTAAGCACCATCAAGGGCACCCTCCACAAGATCTAGCCCTGTGTTTTTAAACCTCTTTCCttggggcgcgcctgggtggctcagtgggttaaagcctctgccttcggctcaggtcatgatcccaaggtcctggaatcgagccccgcatcgggctgtccgctccgcggagagcctgcttcctcctctctctctttctaccggcctctctgcctacttgtgatctctgtctgtcaaataaataaataaaatatttaaaaaaataaataaataaacctctttCCTTGACCCAGAAAAATCACAGCTGACCTTGGCTTACAAAACGCTTATCCAAAGGCCAAGCCGCAAAGGACGAGAGAAGGGGAGTTGGTGCTGTCGACGGTGAGCCTTCGGCCCACCTTCCCTCTCTTCGACGTTCATTTAGACCTCGAGGCGAGAATGAGCAGAGTCGCGGGATCTCGCCTTCCCTGGCCTGAGGTCTCCACGAACGGCTCCCAACGTCGGCCAGGACGTCACAATGTTCTCAAATGGCCGGCGGCCGGCTGCCCGGCGAGCTCAGCGTGCACCCGGACGCTTGTCGCGCTTCGGCACCAGCAGAGGCTGACATCTCTGAAGCTGCAGAGTACCCGGCCCGCGGAAAGTCCGGCCAGCGAGTCGGGAAACTGGCCGCCGCGACCCCGACGCCGTCTCCGCAAAGGCGGACAGCCGAATGGTGGAGCCCGACGGCGGGGCTCCCCGAAACGGTCCGGCCGTCAGCCTGCGGCCTCCCGGCCCGAAACCACCGCCGCCCACGGACAATGGCAGCCTCGCCTCCGCCACCGCGCAGCGGCCGGGGCTCCTCGGGAGCTCCGGGGCCCACGCCGCTGCCCCTGCCACCCGCTCACCTGCAGGCCACCGCCCTCCGCCCCGCGCTACTCGCAGACGGGCCCCGCCACGCGTACAACCCGTCTCAATAACGGCTGTCAGGCCCGCGTCCCCGCCCGGGTCCCATCCGACACCGCGCTCGGGCCGGAAGCGGATTGACGCCCTTCCGGGGAGGGGCTTCGAGCCGCCGCGCCGCGGGCCCCACCCTCGCGGAGGAAACCCGCTTTCCTTCCAATGCCGCCCTGGCGGTCGGAAAGAGTTAATGCTACCGACTGTCCGGTTCCCGACGCGGCCTAGAGGGGCCTCCACGTGGCTCGGCGAGCGGCTGTCGCCGCCTCGTGTCCCGCACCGGAAGGCACTGCGCGTCCGGCTAGTGACTGCGTGGCCTTCGGGCGGCGCCGGTACTCGGAGCCCAGCCCAGCGAGGGTGGCCGCCCCTGCGCACGCGGGGTTCTCGTCCTTCTCGGGGCTTTTATCCAGGTCAGGATCGGCGGCCCCCTAGGGCTTGTTCCCCTCCTCTGGGTCGCGTGTCCCTCACAACGATCACGTTTTTCTCGTGAGGTAGGTTCCAGCCGGTGTGACGGGTTCTATCTGTAGTATCCTTGGCAGGGACAGGGAGCCGCGGCTCGGCCCCGGGCCCACGAGCGACGGGCGGCGGATCCTAGTACGGATTTAGGTCCCCTGCAGTCTTGGCTCCCGCTCCGTGAAGGATGGCGATGGCAAGCTCCCTGGATGATGAGAACCCCCTTTCCATCTTGTGTCCCCTGCAGTCTCTGCCAGAGTTCGTGAACCCTACTTTCAGGATCCGGGCATTTCGGGTTGTCGGTGTCTCTAATCACCAGGACTCTGCCAGCGTCAGCCTTCGCCAGGCAACAGCTTAGTTATTAGGTCCACTACGTGCAGCGAGGGCCGGAGGGCACAGGGCAGTCTTTGCTGCAAGGAATCTGGCCAAAGGACTGGGGCACTTTTGTGACCATCAGGAGTAGGGAGGCTAGGAAGAGGGGAGGCCTAGGCTGAGTGAGGCGGGAGTCCGAGGAAGTGAAGTTTGCCTTATGGTTGGGGAAATGGTAAAAGACCTTGAACCTGATCTGTCCGCTCCATGGAGTGGGGCCACATCCACGCAGAGGGAAAGCCGGGAGACTGGGGTATGATCCATCATACGTGTTCACTAAGTGTGATCGGGCTACATTTGGAGGGAAGCTCaacagtgagaaaataagttCTTGTAGCCCTCTCACCGGGTGCCTCGCATGGGGGTGAAGAGActgcatttttaataaagtagATCCTGGAGCATCGCTGGGGACTTTTTCCCAGGGCAGTTCATCTAGAATTAGGAGCaaggtgggaatgaaaatgggaGACCAGTACCGGGCCACtatattgcttttgcttttatgtaGAATTCTGTTGTACTGATCCCTTCTCATTGAGAGCAAAGGGTTAAACACGGGAGATGAGAAGAAGCATCTGCGAAGGTCACTTGCACAGGTTTCAGAGCAGGCTCATTTCCTAGGAATCTGTCAGACTGAGACTTAGTTTCTTCAGAAGCAATTCTTTGCAGGGGACAGTAGTGCTCTTAGCAATGAGATCCTCACCATCGGGCCCAAGGCTGAGCATATGCTGGGAACTTACTAAAGCGAATAAATGAAGTTCTGCCAGTGGTGCCCTTGCAGCGTACTGGCGGGCCTGATTCATAACCTGGGTGTGGAGGTGGTTGGGGGAGGAAAAGTGGGAAAAGACACCCCGTGAAAGCAAGAAGGCAGCGCAAACTGGGGAACCGTGAAAGAGGACCAGTAATGATTTTCATAGTCTGAAGTCTGTGCCTGGGTTCCTTTCCCTGGCTGTGGAGCCCACCAACATCCCACCAGACTCCTTTTGAAATCATGTTCCCCTGCCTGGGCACTGCCTGAAAAATGATGAACGTACAGCTGAGAAGCGATGACAGCAAAGACCTGCACTTTGTCCCCAGATACCATACAACTGCTGTACTGGGCTGAATGGTTTTGCCGTGTGAGTGGCTAGAGTTAATAATGCTGTTCCTgaccaattcttttttctttttccatgtatATTACTTATCACTGATTAATTCCCTTAGTTATGCTGCCTTTTAGTAAGTTGCTTGAATCTTAGTCTCTATTTGCTCCATACCCTATTCACGACCATACTTTTTCATGATCCTCTTAGTTTTCTACAGACCAGTTGGCATTTCTAGCAATAATTACAGAGGAAAACTAGCAGCTTGAACTCTTTTGGGTTTCTAGAGGAGAAGCTTGTGACAATTCTTGATGGTTGAAGAATGAATGATAGCCAATCAAGCTCTGCAGtataggagaggaaaaaaaataagtgaaatgccaatcattttccttatttttctgacatacttttctttcttcatagcACCTGAAATGGATAAAAGTTGCAGTTTTTGTTACTTCTTGTGAGTTTGTGTGTCTGgaatgaagacaataaaattaatctaGAGTAGGACATTTGGAAGGACATGGAATGGCATTGGGCATCCCCAGGAGGATCTGTAAGGAATATCTGAGGAATATCAGAGACACTGGTGAGAAATCTTTTGAATTTCTTCAAGCAGGAGAAAAGTATTATTAAGCAACATCCACAGTGAAGAGAAATGGAATAAAGTTTCAAATATATTGAATCTGTTACTTGACATCCTAATGTAAATtgagaacaaaaaaatgaaaaatcaaattttttgaagaatgttAGCAgtgatacaatatttttaaaacttttgaacTTATCTGAGAACTTCCAGGACTCCAAAACTTGATAATTCCAAAATTTGGAAAAGCTGCAGTGAAAAATAACACTTGAGAATATACCAGATGTACTCATGCAAGAAGCTCTGAGAGTGGGAAAGTGCCAGTAACAGGTTTTTACATACTTCGCATTTACCTAGGTAAACACAAGAAGTTAAAGCTTGGTCTTTGAGAATGCTACATCGAATGTAATAAATGTGAGATTTCTTCACATGGACAACAGAACCTACTAACTTTCTCAGTAAACATACTTAACAACTGTTCAGGAATGCCAGCTCCCCGGACATCCCAATGTCAGGATAGCTTGGACTCCTTATCCGGGTGGATGGCCTGCTGCCCAGTGAATACTGTTTACAGAGCAGCGagagcaccatttttttttctggcagtGAGGTGAAATCAGGTCGTTTTGGAGGGGGAGAAGCCATGCTGCTTCTCTGCTACACAGGATTACTCTGTCTATGCTTTTGAGGCTTTCACACTCCCTTCTCAAGCACTACCTTTTATGAAGACTTAGCTCACCTGGGTTTCTTCCTGTGGACAcatctcccctctgctcctgctgtcTGTGTCTGCGTGGAGTTAGGGAGAGCAGGTATTCCTGTCATTCCTGACTAGAGCTGCTGGAGCTGtctagagaggaggaggaagatggggtTCTGAGAACCGATCATCCTTATCTTGTTGGAGCAAAGGCTAGATAGGCTTTGACAGTGGCGGTTTTCTGAGTGCATAAGCCCTTCATCTGTAGACTCGCACTTGTGTCTGAGTCTTTATCCCTTTTAGCCCAATACCCTTCTGTACAAATGCCTGTGCCTTTTGGGGCTTTaagctagttttttgttttgcttttaatttttcccaaTTCAGTAaggcttttccctcttttttctcctGTTGGTTGTCTGAAACCCAATTCAGTATGAATAAAAGAGGGAAATATACAACACTGAATTTGGAGGAGAAAATGAAGGTTCTCAGTAGGATTGAAGCTGGACGGTCTCTGAAAAGTGTAATGGATGAATTTGGAATCAGTAAATCAACATTTTATGACATTAAGAAGAATAAGAAATTGATTTTGGACTTTGTACTGAAGCAGGACATGCCTTTGGTAGGGgctgagaagagaaagaggacaaCGGGAGCCAAATACGGGGATGTGGATGACGCAGTGTACATGTGGTACCAGCAGAAACGCTCAGCCGGCGTCCCCGTAAGGGGTGTGGAGCTTCAGGCCGCTGCAGAGAGGTTCGCACAGTGTTTTGGGCGAACCGACTTTAAAGCTAGCACTGGTTGGCTTTTTAGATTTCGAAACAGGCATGCCATTGGGAATCGAAAAATGTCTGGAGAACAAGTCCTAAGTTCAGCTTCAGAAAATGTTGAGCCCTTTCGACAAAAACTGTACATGCTTATCAAAGAGGAGAAACTGAGTCTAGCTCAGCTGTACAGTGGGGATGAGACTGACCTCTTTTGGAAGTCAATGCCAGAAAACATTCAGGCAAGCAGGAAAGAGATCTGCCTGCCTGcgaggaaaataaacaaagaacgGTTGTCTGCGCTCTTATGTGCAAATGCAGATGGAACTCATAAACTAAAGTCAGTTATTATCGGAAAGTCAAAGCTGCCCAGAAGTGTGAAAGAGGACACAGGTACAATACCTGTGATTTATAAGCCTAGTAAAGATGTTTGGTTCACCAGAGAATTGTTTTCAGAATGGTTCTTTCAAAACTTTATTCCTGAGGTCAGGCATTTTCAGCTTAATGTTTTAGGATTCCATGAAGAGGATGTCAGGGCCTTGTTACTTCTGGACAGTTCTCCAGTTCACCCTTCTGCCGAATCACTCTCCAGTGAGGACGGTCAAATAAAATGCATGTTCTTTCCCCGTAACACTTCGACCCTGATTCAGCCAATGAATCAA
The sequence above is a segment of the Mustela lutreola isolate mMusLut2 chromosome 17, mMusLut2.pri, whole genome shotgun sequence genome. Coding sequences within it:
- the LOC131819272 gene encoding zinc finger protein 75D-like isoform X5, with product MMVDLKVADCLNPQIKVLSESKGPVIESSSHSKKCTAQMDNPSPESCRQHFRNFCYHEASGPREIVGQLQELCRRWLRPELHSKDQILELLVLEQFVTILPRDTQSRIRKDHLQSIEEAVALVEHLQRESGHVRNGVAVQDLGKEAVLLGETAESQPVGMAQDEEFWKTYQGLQEQLSRSTHTGTEPVCEMAVPAYQILAFPGRTNTKDWTVAPELVLPESQSLLTFEEVAMYFSQEEWELLDPTQKALYNDVMRENYETVISLAVPAHQILAFPEQINTKDWTVAPQLVLPESQSLLTFEEVAMYFSQEEWELLDPTQKALYNDVMRENYETVISLALFVLPKPKVISYLEHGEEPWVQGSLEFKNSPGELPSERGAYWRGLPGGDSSKLWELFSIHWG
- the LOC131819272 gene encoding zinc finger protein 75D-like isoform X6, translating into MMVDLKVADCLNPQIKVLSESKGPVIESSSHSKKCTAQMDNPSPESCRQHFRNFCYHEASGPREIVGQLQELCRRWLRPELHSKDQILELLVLEQFVTILPRDTQSRIRKDHLQSIEEAVALVEHLQRESGHVRNGVAVQDLGKEAVLLGETAESQPVGMAQDEEFWKTYQGLQEQLSRSTHTGTEPVCEMAVPAYQILAFPGRTNTKDWTVAPELVLPESQSLLTFEEVAMYFSQEEWELLDPTQKALYNDVMRENYETVISLAVPAHQILAFPEQINTKDWTVAPQLVLPESQSLLTFEEVAMYFSQEEWELLDPTQKALYNDVMRENYETVISLEHSPSSYEEGTCSHPLP
- the LOC131819272 gene encoding zinc finger protein 75D-like isoform X4 — its product is MMVDLKVADCLNPQIKVLSESKGPVIESSSHSKKCTAQMDNPSPESCRQHFRNFCYHEASGPREIVGQLQELCRRWLRPELHSKDQILELLVLEQFVTILPRDTQSRIRKDHLQSIEEAVALVEHLQRESGHVRNGVAVQDLGKEAVLLGETAESQPVGMAQDEEFWKTYQGLQEQLSRSTHTGTEPVCEMAVPAYQILAFPGRTNTKDWTVAPELVLPESQSLLTFEEVAMYFSQEEWELLDPTQKALYNDVMRENYETVISLAVPAHQILAFPEQINTKDWTVAPQLVLPESQSLLTFEEVAMYFSQEEWELLDPTQKALYNDVMRENYETVISLALFVLPKPKVISYLEHGEEPWVQGSLEFKNSPGELPSEIQAPGDIVSKKTRVKVPQKTTGKENHGDTQKMEKWQRDFPVKKRKKLSTWKQELLKLMDLHKKARAGEKPFKCQECGKSFKVSSDLIKHQRIHTEEKPYKCQQCDKRFRWSSDLNKHLTTHQGIKPYKCSWCGKSFSQNTNLHTHQRTHTGEKPFTCHECGKKFSQNSHLIKHRRTHTGEQPYTCSVCRRNFSRRSSLLRHQKLHR
- the LOC131819272 gene encoding zinc finger protein 75D-like isoform X7, translating into MMVDLKVADCLNPQIKVLSESKGPVIESSSHSKKCTAQMDNPSPESCRQHFRNFCYHEASGPREIVGQLQELCRRWLRPELHSKDQILELLVLEQFVTILPRDTQSRIRKDHLQSIEEAVALVEHLQRESGHVRNGVAVQDLGKEAVLLGETAESQPVGMAQDEEFWKTYQGLQEQLSRSTHTGTEPVCEMAVPAYQILAFPGRTNTKDWTVAPELVLPESQSLLTFEEVAMYFSQEEWELLDPTQKALYNDVMRENYETVISLAVPAHQILAFPEQINTKDWTVAPQLVLPESQPYLCSPNLK
- the LOC131819272 gene encoding putative zinc finger protein 75C isoform X2, coding for MMVDLKVADCLNPQIKVLSESKGPVIESSSHSKKCTAQMDNPSPESCRQHFRNFCYHEASGPREIVGQLQELCRRWLRPELHSKDQILELLVLEQFVTILPRDTQSRIRKDHLQSIEEAVALVEHLQRESGHVRNGVAVQDLGKEAVLLGETAESQPVGMAQDEEFWKTYQGLQEQLSRSTHTGTEPVCEMAVPAYQILAFPGRTNTKDWTVAPELVLPESQSLLTFEEVAMYFSQEEWELLDPTQKALYNDVMRENYETVISLAVPAHQILAFPEQINTKDWTVAPQLVLPESQEEWELLDPTQKALYNDVMRENYETVISLALFVLPKPKVISYLEHGEEPWVQGSLEFKNSPGELPSELKVKTDTENHQPVCLSDLEIQAPGDIVSKKTRVKVPQKTTGKENHGDTQKMEKWQRDFPVKKRKKLSTWKQELLKLMDLHKKARAGEKPFKCQECGKSFKVSSDLIKHQRIHTEEKPYKCQQCDKRFRWSSDLNKHLTTHQGIKPYKCSWCGKSFSQNTNLHTHQRTHTGEKPFTCHECGKKFSQNSHLIKHRRTHTGEQPYTCSVCRRNFSRRSSLLRHQKLHR
- the TIGD7 gene encoding tigger transposable element-derived protein 7, which encodes MNKRGKYTTLNLEEKMKVLSRIEAGRSLKSVMDEFGISKSTFYDIKKNKKLILDFVLKQDMPLVGAEKRKRTTGAKYGDVDDAVYMWYQQKRSAGVPVRGVELQAAAERFAQCFGRTDFKASTGWLFRFRNRHAIGNRKMSGEQVLSSASENVEPFRQKLYMLIKEEKLSLAQLYSGDETDLFWKSMPENIQASRKEICLPARKINKERLSALLCANADGTHKLKSVIIGKSKLPRSVKEDTGTIPVIYKPSKDVWFTRELFSEWFFQNFIPEVRHFQLNVLGFHEEDVRALLLLDSSPVHPSAESLSSEDGQIKCMFFPRNTSTLIQPMNQGVILSCKRLYRWKQLEESLVIFEESDDEQDKGEKGASKIKIYNIKSAIFNWAKSWDEVKQITIANAWENLLYKKEPEYNLRGLEDGNYREILEKCGELETTLADDRVWFNGDDEEKGSLEKTKSGITKEVVQKRGGAEEQTAEFQLSDVRESLDYLLDFVDATPEFQRFHFTLKEMQQEIIKKQFQSRIHSRTGSFLKPRPHVMKDSFNMPSTSSN